A stretch of Lepisosteus oculatus isolate fLepOcu1 chromosome 11, fLepOcu1.hap2, whole genome shotgun sequence DNA encodes these proteins:
- the LOC138241856 gene encoding uncharacterized protein yields the protein MGRRRRRKARGRAPAPVKTDHMVSEQALQETVAPELKAHLQAGDEPADHGSVSKTGQVREIPPGADQADSSPDVSVLSPREENISSVCIPRSHLMPSNFLFRILEIENDMETEKEASDVFGNETRTDSGHLMFLGKMSHTSSKVESSGIVMKFRNQKRSALERKIVKDIRGIVTNEGHNLILQIITTRMERVSHRPIHAIPQLGEEQCSQKVLHMEASPCSSKVLFSPLLSNLFPCREFTHFDALGQARKKTPLWLDPVSNSIKKPMCQDSCERKDREVALHPSHQVQRYLTHCNSVLELDEPLSHSITSVLPAKSEVRAQKVRMNKKPVKALTLENLVIKPQFRCVDMAVQKMAVEEFSLEGHGTGGEIQKCFSSSPASSKSAQTSGVHSSMIVRAVTTSVANERDRTFAYNPINTPCSSRITLITLSRSPQIFTLKIENLDGKPTAQFPNHSRYITFKVNKGWNCTPHSTSESRLLYLKSLPDEENSLLETKKHPSPSSLVYNDSLMMKSFIGSQMTVITSTTKVLYIDHQDLRQAGLRSIEGVSAKEDACAKGVQYAESPQTVCVQEEDFSGTRMSCEVVDSKQTCRDPTETGMRVADKESSFEMVVRPKLFLKDLGESAKGQSRSGKRIPNHFQNICVPLLQQQLKSNNSRENSSSSCSPTHELVRFSGQSCAVAPSVASSECLAVCSETVKEIISTLLLEIVPNLCRGGSPWYVSEHTFLIHSLFNNVVKRLFAVPGVTVCEKREESNVFCQSGTISEIVHSVLRQLEKDYDSMYIIQFAVAAKNEVVLNSAALLVVKEILKLKRNKSVIAHQKSSTNMRAKHPTDPPSISLPLGLVEEVVSCLLLKIDPEFSNSLDPSSKPDGLPRFQFSQMASHMIYQTLAALMNAPGVSVVQEEGHNTTFPPPDKIKNAVSCIYRELVQRMGSKFDLQLAVASQSPAVIKMMIAHVTREVLKMLVSGSECSSPCILSSGPAGTFDLDPKESEMSCDRGTEELPSEKSCCTVVKEAVEIHESCLQPTSRSELSKSDTFSSTNLKSHSGQKASCQVGSAAVDVALDSVAFHSAAPGSVPALKENSSGYAMAAEPLSLLESARDEKRKPGKMKEEAKKASQKSLSLDKGTQYSEAEGHQADSPSPAVETKKSKKKRKNICKLFSQAMRKLVCMKPVLDD from the exons ATGGGAAGAAGACGTCGTAGGAAAGCCCGCGGTAGAGCTCCTGCACCTGTTAAAACCGATCACATGGTTTCTGAG CAGGCACTTCAGGAGACAGTGGCCCCCGAGCTCAAGGCTCACCTGCAAGCTGGCGATGAACCAGCAGATCATGGGAGCGTTTCCAAGACCGGACAGGTCAGAGAAATACCCCCAGGCGCTGACCAGG cTGATAGCAGCCCTGATGTCAGTGTTCTCAGTCCACGTGAGGAGAACATCTCTTCAGTCTGCATACCCAGATCTCACCTGATGCCGAGCAactttttattt AGGATTTTGGAAATTGAAAATGACATGGAGACAGAGAAAGAGGCCTCAGATGTTTTTGGCAATGAAACAA GAACAGATTCTGGCCATCTCATGTTCTTGGGAAAGATGAGCCACACTTCATCTAAAGTAGAAAGTTCAGGAATCGTCATGAAGTTCAGGAATCAGAAGCGCTCTGCTTT agaAAGGAAGATAGTAAAGGACATAAGAGGAATA gttaCAAATGAGGGGCATAACCTTATTTTGCAAATTATAACAACAAGAATGGAGAGAGTGAGCCACAGGCCGATCCATGCCATTCCACAGCTTGGAGAGGAACAGTGCTCCCAGAAAGTGCTGCATATGGAGGCGTCCCCATGCAGCTCCAAAGTCTTGTTTAGCCCCTTGCTGAGCAACTTGTTTCCCTGCAGGGAGTTCACTCACTTCGATGCCTTGGGGCAGGCCAGGAAGAAGACACCTCTATGGCTGGATCCAGTCTCTAATTCCATAAAAAAACCCATGTGTCAAGACTCGTGTGAGAGAAAGGACAGGGAGGTAGCACTGCACCCATCCCACCAAGTCCAGCGCTATCTCACACACTGCAATTCAGTTTTGGAGCTGGATGAGCCCCTTTCCCATTCAATCACATCAGTCCTGCCTGCGAAATCTGAGGTGAGGGCTCAGAAAGTCAGAATGAACAAGAAACCAGTCAAAGCTCTCACCTTAGAGAATCTGGTGATCAAGCCTCAGTTCAGGTGCGTAGACATGGCTGTCCAAAAAATGGCTGTAGAGGAATTTTCCCTTGAAGGCCATGGGACTGGAGGAGAGATTCAGAAATGCTTCTCATCATCGCCAGCATCATCAAAGTCAGCACAGACTTCAGGAGTGCATTCTTCAATGATTGTAAGGGCAGTGACCACTAGCGTTGCCAATGAAAGGGACAGGACCTTTGCCTACAATCCAATAAATACTCCATGCTCTTCCAGAATAACCTTGATCACACTCAGCAGATCTCCTCAGATCTTCACCCTGaagattgagaatttggatggGAAGCCGACAGCGCAATTCCCTAACCACTCACGATACATCACTTTCAAGGTGAACAAGGGATGGAATTGCACTCCTCATAGCACGAGCGAAAGCAGATTGCTATATCTGAAATCCCTGCCTGATGAAGAGAACAGCCTGCTGGAGACAAAAAAACATCCATCCCCCAGTTCACTGGTGTACAATGACAGCCTGATGATGAAATCCTTCATAGGATCTCAGATGACTGTTATCACCTCTACAACTAAAGTGTTGTACATTGATCATCAAG ACCTCAGGCAGGCAGGCTTGCGCTCTATAGAAGGGGTGTCCGCCAAAGAGGACGCCTGTGCAAAAGGGGTTCAGTATGCAGAGAGTCCCCAAACCGTATGTGTCCAGGAGGAGGACTTCTCCGGAACCAGAATGTCTTGTGAAGTGGTCGACAGCAAACAGACATGCAGAGACCCCACTGAAACAGGAATGAGAGTTGCTGATAAAGAGAGCTCTTTTGAGATGGTGGTGAGACCCAAACTATTTTTGAAGGACTTGGGAGAATCAGCTAAGGGCCAGTCCAGATCAGGCAAAAGAATTCCAAATCATTTCCAAAATATATGTGTCCCACTTCTTCAGCAGCAACTGAAGTCTAACAATAGCAGGGAAAATTCTTCATCCTCCTGTTCCCCCACACATGAATTGGTCAGATTCAGTGGCCAAAGCTGTGCAGTGGCACCATCGGTGGCCTCTTCAGAGTGCCTCGCTGTGTGTTCTGAAACAGTGAAAGAAATTATCTCCACACTGCTCTTGGAGATAGTCCCAAATTTGTGTAGAGGAGGAAGCCCATGGTATGTGTCTGAACATACATTCCTGATCCACTCTCTGTTCAATAACGTGGTGAAGCGGCTGTTTGCTGTCCCAGGGGTGACGGTCTGcgagaagagagaagaaagcaaTGTCTTCTGTCAATCCGGGACCATCAGTGAGATTGTACACAGTGTTCTCAGACAACTGGAGAAGGATTATGATTCCATGTACATTATCCAGTTTGCAGTAGCTGCCAAGAATGAGGTGGTTCTCAACAGCGCTGCACTGCTTGTGGTTAAAgagattttaaaactaaaacgaAATAAGTCTGTGATTGCCCACCAGAAGTCTTCTACCAATATGAGAGCAAAACACCCTACTGATCCTCCTTCCATATCCTTGCCCTTAGGTTTAGTCGAGGAAGTAGTATCGTGCCTTTTGCTGAAAATAGATCCTGAGTTTTCAAATTCACTGGATCCCTCTTCCAAGCCAGATGGGCTGCCAAGGTTTCAGTTTAGCCAGATGGCCTCGCATATGATTTACCAAACTTTGGCTGCACTGATGAATGCCCCTGGGGTGTCTGTAGTCCAAGAGGAGGGACACAACACCACCTTTCCACCACCTGACAAGATTAAAAATGCTGTGAGCTGCATTTACAGAGAACTTGTCCAGAGAATGGGCTCAAAGTTTGACCTTCAGTTAGCAGTGGCTTCCCAAAGCCCGGCTGTGATCAAAATGATGATAGCACATGTGACCCGCGAAGTCTTAAAAATGCTGGTTTCAGGGAGCGAATGTTCCAGTCCGTGTATCCTTTCCTCGGGGCCTGCTGGCACTTTTGACCTGGACCCAAAGGAATCTGAGATGAGCTGTGACAGAGGCACAGAAGAACTACCTTCTGAAAAAAGCTGCTGCACAGTTGTGAAGGAGGCTGTAGAAATACATGAAAGCTGTCTGCAACCTACCAGCCGTAGTGAACTTTCTAAATCAGACACCTTTTCCTCCACAAACCTGAAGAGTCATTCTGGCCAGAAAGCCTCCTGTCAAGTGGGTTCTGCAGCTGTCGATGTTGCCCTGGATTCAGTAGCCTTTCACAGTGCAGCTCCAGGCTCCGTCCCAGCTCTAAAGGAGAACAGCTCAGGCTATGCCATGGCTGCTGAACCACTGTCGTTGCTGGAGAGCGCAAGAGATGAAAAGAGAAAGCCTGGAAAAATGAAGGAGGAGGCCAAAAAG GCCAGCCAGAAATCTCTGAGCCTTGATAAAGGAACACAATATAGTGAGGCTGAGGGCCACCAAGCAG ATTCTCCATCTCCTGCAGTGGAAACTAAAAAGTCCAAGAAGAAACGTAAAAACATCTGTAAATTATTCTCACAGGCAATGAGGAAACTGGTTTGTATGAAGCCAGTGTTGGATGATTGA
- the LOC138241859 gene encoding uncharacterized protein — protein sequence MGRRRRRKARGRAPAPVKTDHMVSEQALQETVAPELKAHLQAGDEPADHGSVSKTGQVREIPPGADQADSSPDVSVLSPREENISSVCIPRSHLMPSNFLFRILEIENDMETEKEASDVFGNETRTDSGHLMFLGKMSHTSSKVESSGIVTKFRNQKCSALERKIVKDIRGIVTNEGQNLILQIITTRMERVSHRPIHAIPQLGEEQCSQKVLHMEASPCSSKVLFSPLLSNLFPCSEFSHFDALGQARKKTPLWLDPVSNSIKKPMCQDSCERKDREVALHPSHQVQRYLTHCNSVLELDEPLSHSITSVLPAKSEVRAQKVRMNKKPVKALTLENLVIKPQFRCVDMAVQKMAVEEFSLEGHGTGREIQKCFSSSHSSMIVRAVTTSVANERDRTFAYNPINTPCSSRITLITLSRSPQIFTLKIENLYGKPTAQFPNHSQYITFKVNKGWNSTPHSMSESRLLYLKSLPDEENSLLETKKHPSPSSLVYNDSLMMKSFIGSQMTVITSTTKVLYIDHQDLRQAGLRSIEGVSAKEDACAKGVQYAESPQTVCVQEEDFSGTRMSCEVVNSKQTCRNPTETGMRVADKESSFEMVVRPKLFLKDLGESAKGQSRSGKRIPNHFQNICVPLLQQQLKSNNSRENSSSSCSPTHELVRFSGQSCAVAPSVASSECLAVCSETVKEIISTLLLEIVPNLCRGGSPWYVSEHTFLIHSLFNNVVKRLFAVPGVTVCEKREESNVFCQSGTISEIVHSVLRQLEKDYDSMYIIQFAVAAKNEVVLNSAALLVVKEILKLKRNKSVIAHQKSSTNMRAKHPTDPPSISLPLGLVEEVVSCLLLKIDPEFSNSLDPSSKPDGLPRFQFSQMALHMIYQTLAALMNAPGVSVVQEEGHNTTFPPPDKIKNAVSCIYRELVQRMGSKFDLQLAVASQSPAVIKMMIAHVTREVLKMLVSGSECSSPCILSSGPAGTFDLDPKESEMSCDRGTEELPSEKSCCTAVKEAVEIHESCLQPTSRSELSKSDTFSSTNLKSHSGQKASCQVGSAAVDVALDSVAFHSAAPGSVPALKENSSGYAMAAEPLSLLESARDEKRKPGKMKEEAKKASQKSLSLDKGTQYSEAEGHQADSPSPAVETKKSKKKRKNICKLFSQAMRKLVCMKPVLDD from the exons ATGGGAAGAAGACGTCGTAGGAAAGCCCGCGGTAGAGCTCCTGCACCTGTTAAAACCGATCACATGGTTTCTGAG CAGGCACTTCAGGAGACAGTGGCCCCCGAGCTCAAGGCTCACCTGCAAGCTGGCGATGAACCAGCAGATCATGGGAGCGTTTCCAAGACCGGACAGGTCAGAGAAATACCCCCAGGCGCTGACCAGG cTGATAGCAGCCCTGATGTCAGTGTTCTCAGTCCACGTGAGGAGAACATCTCTTCAGTCTGCATACCCAGATCTCACCTGATGCCGAGCAactttttattt AGGATTTTGGAAATTGAAAATGACATGGAGACAGAGAAAGAAGCCTCAGATGTTTTTGGCAATGAAACAA GAACAGATTCTGGCCATCTCATGTTCTTGGGAAAGATGAGCCACACTTCATCTAAAGTAGAAAGTTCAGGAATCGTCACGAAGTTCAGGAATCAGAAGTGCTCTGCTTT agaAAGGAAGATAGTAAAGGACATAAGAGGAATA gttaCAAATGAGGGGCAGAACCTCATTTTGCAAATTATAACAACAAGAATGGAGAGAGTGAGCCACAGGCCGATCCATGCCATTCCACAGCTTGGAGAGGAACAGTGCTCCCAGAAAGTGCTGCATATGGAGGCGTCCCCATGCAGCTCCAAAGTCTTGTTTAGCCCCTTGCTGAGCAACTTGTTTCCCTGCAGTGAGTTCTCTCACTTCGATGCCTTGGGGCAGGCCAGGAAGAAGACACCTCTATGGCTGGATCCAGTCTCTAATTCCATAAAAAAACCCATGTGTCAAGACTCGTGTGAGAGAAAGGACAGGGAGGTAGCACTGCACCCATCCCACCAAGTCCAGCGCTATCTCACACACTGCAATTCAGTTTTGGAGCTGGATGAGCCCCTTTCCCATTCAATCACATCAGTCCTGCCTGCGAAATCTGAGGTGAGGGCTCAGAAAGTCAGAATGAACAAGAAACCAGTCAAAGCTCTCACCTTAGAGAATCTGGTGATCAAGCCTCAGTTCAGGTGCGTAGACATGGCTGTCCAAAAAATGGCTGTAGAGGAATTTTCCCTTGAAGGCCATGGGACTGGAAGAGAGATTCAGAAATGCTTCTCATCATCGCATTCTTCAATGATTGTAAGGGCAGTGACCACTAGCGTTGCCAATGAAAGGGACAGGACCTTTGCCTACAATCCAATAAATACTCCATGCTCTTCCAGAATAACCTTGATCACACTCAGCAGATCTCCTCAGATCTTCACCCTGAAAATTGAGAATTTGTATGGGAAGCCGACAGCGCAATTCCCTAACCACTCACAATACATCACTTTCAAGGTGAACAAGGGATGGAATTCTACTCCTCATAGCATGAGCGAAAGCAGATTGCTATATCTGAAATCCCTGCCTGATGAAGAGAACAGCCTGCTGGAGACAAAAAAACATCCATCCCCCAGTTCACTGGTGTACAATGACAGCCTGATGATGAAATCCTTCATAGGATCTCAGATGACTGTTATCACCTCTACAACTAAAGTGTTGTACATTGATCATCAAG ACCTCAGGCAGGCAGGCTTGCGCTCTATAGAAGGGGTGTCCGCCAAAGAGGACGCCTGTGCAAAAGGGGTTCAGTATGCAGAGAGTCCCCAAACCGTATGTGTCCAGGAGGAGGACTTCTCCGGAACCAGAATGTCTTGTGAAGTGGTCAACAGCAAACAGACATGCAGAAACCCCACTGAAACAGGAATGAGAGTTGCTGATAAAGAGAGCTCTTTTGAGATGGTGGTGAGACCCAAACTATTTTTGAAGGACTTGGGAGAATCAGCTAAGGGCCAGTCCAGATCAGGCAAAAGAATTCCAAATCATTTCCAAAATATATGTGTCCCACTTCTTCAGCAGCAACTGAAGTCTAACAATAGCAGGGAAAATTCTTCATCCTCCTGTTCCCCCACACATGAATTGGTCAGATTCAGTGGCCAAAGCTGTGCAGTGGCACCATCGGTGGCCTCTTCAGAGTGCCTCGCTGTGTGTTCTGAAACAGTGAAAGAAATTATCTCCACACTGCTCTTGGAGATAGTCCCAAATTTGTGTAGAGGAGGAAGCCCATGGTATGTGTCTGAACATACATTCCTGATCCACTCTCTGTTCAATAACGTGGTGAAGCGGCTGTTTGCTGTCCCAGGGGTGACGGTCTGcgagaagagagaagaaagcaaTGTCTTCTGTCAATCCGGGACCATCAGTGAGATTGTACACAGTGTTCTCAGACAACTGGAGAAGGATTATGATTCCATGTACATTATCCAGTTTGCAGTAGCTGCCAAGAATGAGGTGGTTCTCAACAGCGCTGCACTGCTTGTGGTTAAAgagattttaaaactaaaacgaAATAAGTCTGTGATTGCCCACCAGAAGTCTTCTACCAATATGAGAGCAAAACACCCTACTGATCCTCCTTCCATATCCTTGCCCTTAGGTTTAGTCGAGGAAGTAGTATCGTGCCTTTTGCTGAAAATAGATCCTGAGTTTTCAAATTCACTGGATCCCTCTTCCAAGCCAGATGGGCTGCCAAGGTTTCAGTTTAGCCAGATGGCCTTGCATATGATTTACCAAACTTTGGCTGCACTGATGAATGCCCCTGGGGTGTCTGTAGTCCAAGAGGAGGGACACAACACCACCTTTCCACCACCTGACAAGATTAAAAATGCTGTGAGCTGCATTTACAGAGAACTTGTCCAGAGAATGGGCTCAAAGTTTGACCTTCAGTTAGCAGTGGCTTCCCAAAGCCCGGCTGTGATCAAAATGATGATAGCACATGTGACCCGCGAAGTCTTAAAAATGCTGGTTTCAGGGAGCGAATGTTCCAGTCCGTGTATCCTTTCCTCGGGGCCTGCTGGCACTTTTGACCTGGACCCAAAGGAATCTGAGATGAGCTGTGACAGAGGCACAGAAGAACTACCTTCTGAAAAAAGCTGCTGCACAGCTGTGAAGGAGGCTGTAGAAATACATGAAAGCTGTCTGCAACCTACCAGCCGTAGTGAACTTTCTAAATCAGACACCTTTTCCTCCACAAACCTGAAGAGTCATTCTGGCCAGAAAGCCTCCTGTCAAGTGGGTTCTGCAGCTGTCGATGTTGCCCTGGATTCAGTAGCCTTTCACAGTGCAGCTCCAGGCTCCGTCCCAGCTCTAAAGGAGAACAGCTCAGGCTATGCCATGGCTGCTGAACCACTGTCGTTGCTGGAGAGCGCAAGAGATGAAAAGAGAAAGCCTGGAAAAATGAAGGAGGAGGCCAAAAAG GCCAGCCAGAAATCTCTGAGCCTTGATAAAGGAACACAATATAGTGAGGCTGAGGGCCACCAAGCAG ATTCTCCATCTCCTGCAGTGGAAACTAAAAAGTCCAAGAAGAAACGTAAAAACATCTGTAAATTATTCTCACAGGCAATGAGGAAACTGGTTTGTATGAAGCCAGTGTTGGATGATTGA
- the LOC138241863 gene encoding uncharacterized protein, which produces MGRRRRRKARGRAPAPVKTDHMVSEQALQETVAPELKAHLQAGDEPADHGSVSKTGQVREIPPGADQADSSPDVSVLSPREENISSVCIPRSHLMPSNFLFRILEIENDMETEKEASDVFGNETRTDSGHLMFLGKMSHTSSKVESSGIVMKFRNQKRSALERKIVKDIRGIVTNEGQNLILQIITTRMERVSHRPIHAIPQLGEEQCSQKVLHMEASPCSSKVLFSPLLSNLFPCREFTYFDALGQARKKTPLWLDPVSNSIKNPMCQDSCERKDREVALHPSHQVQRYLTHCNSVLELDEPLSHSITSVLPAKSEVRAQKVRMNKKPVKALTLENLVIKPQFRCVDMAVQNMAVEEFSLEGHGTGREIQKCFSSSQASSKSAQTSGVHSSMIVRAVTTSVANERDRTFAYNPINTPCSSRITLITLSRSPQIFTLKIENLDGKPTAQFPNHSRYITFKVNKGWNCTPHSTSESRLLYLKSLPDEENSLLETKKHPSPSSLVYNDSLMMKYFIGSQMTVITSTTKVLYIDHQDLRQAGLRSIEGVSAKEDACAKGVQYAESPQTVCVQDEDFSGTRMSCEVVNSKQTCRNPTETGMRVADKESSFEMVVRPKLFLKDLGESAKGQSRSGKSIPNHFQNICVPLLQQQLKSNNSRENSSSSFSPTHELVRFSGQSCAVAPSVASSECLAVCSETVKEIISTLLLEIVPNLCRGGSPWYVSEHTFLIHSLFNNVVKRLFAVPGVTVCEKREESNVFCQSGTISEIVHSVLRQLEKDYDSMYIIQFAVAAKNEVVLNSAALLVVKEILKLKQKKSVIAHQKSSTNMRAKHPTDPPSISLPLGLVEEVVSCLLLKIDPEFSKSLDPSSKPDGLPRFQFNQMASHMIYQTLAALMNAPGVSVVQEEGHNTTFPPPDKIKNAVSCIYRELVQRMGSKFDLQLAVASQSPAVIKMMIAHVTREVLKMLVSGSECSSPCILSSGPAGTFDLDPKESEMSCDRGTEELPSEKSCCTAVKEAVEIHESCLQPTSRSELSKSDTFSSTNLKSHSGQKASCQVGSAAVDVALDSVAFHSAAPGSVPALKENSSGYAMAAEPLSLLESARDEKRKPGKMKEEAKKASQKSLSLDKGTQYSEAEGHQADSPSPAVETKKSKKKRKNICKLFSQAMRKLVCMKPVLDD; this is translated from the exons ATGGGAAGAAGACGTCGTAGGAAAGCCCGCGGTAGAGCTCCTGCACCTGTTAAAACCGATCACATGGTTTCTGAG CAGGCACTTCAGGAGACAGTGGCCCCCGAGCTCAAGGCTCACCTGCAAGCTGGCGATGAACCAGCAGATCATGGGAGCGTTTCCAAGACCGGACAGGTCAGAGAAATACCCCCAGGCGCTGACCAGG cTGATAGCAGCCCTGATGTCAGTGTTCTCAGTCCACGTGAGGAGAACATCTCTTCAGTCTGCATACCCAGATCTCACCTGATGCCGAGCAactttttattt AGGATTTTGGAAATTGAAAATGACATGGAGACAGAGAAAGAGGCCTCAGATGTTTTTGGCAATGAAACAA GAACAGATTCTGGCCATCTCATGTTCTTGGGAAAGATGAGCCACACTTCATCTAAAGTAGAAAGTTCAGGAATCGTCATGAAGTTCAGGAATCAGAAGCGCTCTGCTTT agaAAGGAAGATAGTAAAGGACATAAGAGGAATA gttaCAAATGAGGGGCAGAACCTCATTTTGCAAATTATAACAACAAGAATGGAGAGAGTGAGCCACAGGCCGATCCATGCCATTCCACAGCTTGGAGAGGAACAGTGCTCCCAGAAAGTGCTGCATATGGAGGCGTCCCCATGCAGCTCCAAAGTCTTGTTTAGCCCCTTGCTGAGCAACTTGTTTCCCTGCAGGGAGTTCACTTACTTCGATGCCTTGGGGCAGGCCAGGAAGAAGACACCTCTATGGCTGGATCCAGTCTCTAATTCCATAAAAAACCCCATGTGTCAAGACTCGTGTGAGAGAAAGGACAGGGAGGTAGCACTGCACCCATCCCACCAAGTCCAGCGCTATCTCACACACTGCAATTCAGTTTTGGAGCTGGATGAGCCCCTTTCCCATTCAATCACATCAGTCCTGCCTGCGAAATCTGAGGTGAGGGCTCAGAAAGTCAGAATGAACAAGAAACCAGTCAAAGCTCTCACCTTAGAGAATTTGGTGATCAAGCCTCAGTTCAGGTGCGTAGACATGGCTGTCCAAAACATGGCTGTAGAGGAATTTTCCCTTGAAGGCCATGGGACTGGAAGAGAGATTCAGAAATGCTTCTCATCATCGCAAGCATCATCAAAGTCAGCACAGACTTCAGGAGTGCATTCTTCAATGATTGTAAGGGCAGTGACCACTAGCGTTGCCAATGAAAGGGACAGGACCTTTGCCTACAATCCAATAAATACTCCATGCTCTTCCAGAATAACCTTGATCACACTCAGCAGATCTCCTCAGATCTTCACCCTGaagattgagaatttggatggGAAGCCGACAGCGCAATTCCCTAACCACTCACGATACATCACTTTCAAGGTGAACAAGGGATGGAATTGCACTCCTCATAGCACAAGCGAAAGCAGATTGCTATATCTGAAATCCCTGCCTGATGAAGAGAACAGCCTGCTGGAGACAAAAAAACATCCATCCCCCAGTTCACTGGTGTACAATGACAGCCTGATGATGAAATATTTCATAGGATCTCAGATGACTGTTATCACCTCTACAACTAAAGTGTTGTACATTGATCATCAAG ACCTCAGGCAGGCAGGCTTGCGGTCTATAGAAGGGGTGTCCGCCAAAGAGGACGCCTGTGCAAAAGGGGTTCAGTATGCAGAGAGTCCCCAAACCGTATGTGTCCAGGATGAGGACTTCTCCGGAACCAGAATGTCTTGTGAAGTGGTCAACAGCAAACAGACATGCAGAAACCCCACTGAAACAGGAATGAGAGTTGCTGATAAAGAGAGCTCTTTTGAGATGGTGGTGAGACCCAAACTATTTTTGAAGGACTTGGGAGAATCAGCTAAGGGCCAGTCCAGATCAGGCAAAAGCATTCCAAATCATTTCCAAAATATATGTGTCCCACTTCTTCAGCAGCAACTGAAGTCTAACAATAGCAGGGAAAATTCTTCATCCTCCTTTTCCCCCACACATGAATTGGTCAGATTCAGTGGCCAAAGCTGTGCAGTGGCACCATCGGTGGCCTCTTCAGAGTGCCTCGCTGTGTGTTCTGAAACAGTGAAAGAAATTATCTCCACACTGCTCTTGGAGATAGTCCCAAATTTGTGTAGAGGAGGAAGCCCATGGTATGTGTCTGAACATACATTCCTGATCCACTCTCTGTTCAATAACGTGGTGAAGCGGCTGTTTGCTGTCCCAGGGGTGACGGTCTGcgagaagagagaagaaagcaaTGTCTTCTGTCAATCCGGGACCATCAGTGAGATTGTACACAGTGTTCTCAGACAACTGGAGAAGGATTATGATTCCATGTACATTATCCAGTTTGCAGTAGCTGCCAAGAATGAGGTGGTTCTCAACAGCGCTGCACTGCTTGTGGTTAAAgagattttaaaactaaaacaaaaaaagtctgTGATTGCCCACCAGAAGTCTTCTACCAATATGAGAGCAAAACACCCTACTGATCCTCCTTCCATATCCTTGCCCTTAGGTTTAGTAGAGGAAGTAGTATCGTGCCTTTTGCTGAAAATAGATCCCGAGTTTTCAAAATCACTGGATCCCTCTTCCAAGCCAGATGGGCTGCCAAGGTTTCAGTTTAACCAGATGGCCTCGCATATGATTTACCAAACTTTGGCTGCACTGATGAATGCCCCTGGGGTGTCTGTAGTCCAAGAGGAGGGACACAACACCACCTTTCCACCACCTGACAAGATTAAAAATGCTGTGAGCTGCATTTACAGAGAACTTGTCCAGAGAATGGGCTCAAAGTTTGACCTTCAGTTAGCAGTGGCTTCCCAAAGCCCGGCTGTGATCAAAATGATGATAGCACATGTGACCCGCGAAGTCTTAAAAATGCTGGTTTCAGGGAGCGAATGTTCCAGTCCGTGTATCCTTTCCTCGGGGCCTGCTGGCACTTTTGACCTGGACCCAAAGGAATCTGAGATGAGCTGTGACAGAGGCACAGAAGAACTACCTTCTGAAAAAAGCTGCTGCACAGCTGTGAAGGAGGCTGTAGAAATACATGAAAGCTGTCTGCAACCTACCAGCCGTAGTGAACTTTCTAAATCAGACACCTTTTCCTCCACAAACCTGAAGAGTCATTCTGGCCAGAAAGCCTCCTGTCAAGTGGGTTCTGCAGCTGTCGATGTTGCTCTGGATTCAGTAGCCTTTCACAGTGCAGCTCCAGGCTCCGTCCCAGCTCTAAAGGAGAACAGCTCAGGCTATGCCATGGCTGCTGAACCACTGTCGTTGCTGGAGAGCGCAAGAGATGAAAAGAGAAAGCCTGGAAAAATGAAGGAGGAGGCCAAAAAG GCCAGCCAGAAATCTCTGAGCCTTGATAAAGGAACACAATATAGTGAGGCTGAGGGACACCAAGCAG ATTCTCCATCTCCTGCAGTGGAAACTAAAAAGTCCAAGAAGAAACGTAAAAACATCTGTAAATTATTCTCACAGGCAATGAGGAAACTGGTTTGTATGAAGCCAGTGTTGGATGATTGA